Genomic window (Spirochaetota bacterium):
ATATGACTATTTATTGAATTAGAGATGCAATTTGTATATTTATCATAATTATATCTTAATTTATTTTTATTTCGGTATCTTTCTCTTAAAATTATAGTAAATATACAAAAAAAACATTTTTTTAATTACATAATGCAAATATTAGAAAATTCCGATATTATATAGTACAATTATATAGAATAAAATATTATAGTTTTGCAAGGATATTTGAATGTTACAAATTGAAAAAAAATCTCATATACATTTTATAGGTATCGGTGGCGTTGGAATGTCAGCTTTGGCTATTATCCTCAAACAACAAGGCTATTTTATATCTGGTTCTGATAGTAGTGAATCTCAAAACACTAAAAAACTTTCTGATTTAGGGATTTATATTACTATTAATCATTCAAAAAAAAATATTTCTAAAAACATAAATTATGTTGTGTATACTAACGCTATTTCTGATTCTAATGTTGAATTTTTATATGCAAAAGAATTAAATATTCCCTTGATTGTGAGAGCAGAAATGCTCAATTTTATTGGATCACATTTCTTTAGCATTGGTGTATCTGGTACACATGGTAAAACTACCACTACCTCTATGACAGCAAAAATATTTCTCTCTGCTGGTCTTGATCCTACTTTAGCCGTTGGTGGTTTTCTCCCAGAAATACAAGGAGCAGGATACAAAGGTTCTGGCGATACGATGATCTATGAAGCATGTGAAGCCTTCGGTTCTCTAAATTACCTTTATCCTGATGTAGCATTAATTACTAATATTGATGAAGATCATCTTGATTTTTTCAAAAATCGGCAAGAAGTTGAAGATTTGTTTTTAGAATATCTCAATAATCATTTGGCTCCCAAATCACTGTTGGTTTGGAATGCCGATGATGAATGTCTTGCAAATGTCGTTTCAAAAAGTAATACAACTAGAAAAATTTCTGTATCTATTCGAGCAAATCAAGGTGATTTTTGGATTAAGAATATCACTCTTCACGAGCAATCTTCTGAATTTGATGTATATTTTGGTGAAGATTTTATAGGACATTTTATTCTTGGTGCACCAGGGATACATAATGTTTCTAATTCTTTATTAGCTATTGCTATTGCCAAAATACAAGGTATTGATAATATTTCTATTATTAAAGCCTTAAAAGATTTTCAAAATGCAAACAGACGCTTTGAAATAAAAAATACTTCAAAAAAATTAACTATTATTGATGATTACGCTCATCATCCTAGAGCAATATTGCTAACCTTAGAAGCAGCTAGAAAAATTGCTACAACAAATAATGCCAAACTAATTGCTATTTTTCAACCACACTTATATTCACGAACACAATATTTTTACAAAGAATTTTCAACTTCATTATTACTTGCAGACAGTGTGATTCTTACTGATATATATGCGGCTCGTGAAACAAATGATCATAATATTTCATCTCAATTGATCTATGATGAAATATATAAACAAAAACAAATGGATAATTTGATTTTTGAATCAGAGTTTAATAATATTGTTAATATTGTTAAAAAAATTACTTTAAATCAAGCGTCTGTCGTAATAACATTAGGAGCTGGTGATGTTTGGAAAATTTCAGAACAAATTTGTTCTTAATTTAATTTTAGTTTTTTTATTAACTACTCCTATATTTGCTAAAACTAATTCATTTTCTATTAATGGTTATGATTTTGATCAACAAAATATTAATTTTAACAAAGGTCTTAGATTACAAGGTATTGGAGATTATTTCTTCAAAAAAAAATCTTATGCACAATCTGTTCCTTATTATCAAGAGGCTTTGGAGTTAATACCTACAGAAGCAGATATCACCTTTAAGCTAGCTGAAGTTTATCAAAATCAAAAATTATGGCGTTTATCTATTCTTTATTACAGAGATACTATAGAATTACTAAAAAAAAAGGTTAACTTTAACAAAAGTCAATTAAATAGCTATATTGCTAATATTAGAATTGCTTATATTTATCATTTACAAGGAGACAAAGACCAGTCTATCACTCTACTAAACTCTATTAGAGAAGAAAGCTCTTTATTGTTATCTTTGTATCCAGAAGCATGGGAAGAATTAAAAAAACTCAATGATATTTATCCTACTACTGCAGTTCGTAAAACAAATTTATAATTATTTCAAAGAGGAAGAATGTCATCTATAATTTTAATTTCAGCATCTATAATTTTAAGTAGTATTATATCGATTTTATTATTTAAAAAAATCAAACAACTTTCTCCACAAAATGGAGGAAGTAAGTCATTTCAATCTATGTCTAAAGAAGAATCTATCAAATATATTTCTCAAAAAGCAGACTTAACAGATGAAGAGTCTGCTGGTTTAGAGGTTCTTTTTGAACTCGTTTCTAGTATTCGTCTTTATACTGCATTTGAAGATGAAGAAATCTCCAAAAAATGGCTTATTACCTCTCGTAGAGCTATTAGCAAATCAGAACAATTTGATCCTGTGACAAAAGAAGAGCTGGAATACACTGCTTATGAAATTCATAGAAAAATTAATAACAAATATCACTTGATGCACCCTAGTGTAAAACATATTTCTGATGTTGCTCTTGGTCAAATAATGTCATTAAAAATATCAGATAAAATAAAAATACAAGGTGAATTAATAGATACTAATTTTCATTCTTTGTCTATATTAGTTACAACACCTCTTCCTATTAGTTCTTTAAAACTTATCAAAAAACAAGTATATGTTTCTTTTTGGAAAATCATGGATGCTTGTTATGGTTTTAATGCATCTATTAATACTGTAGAAAAAAATAAACAGAATAATATTCTTCACCTATCTGTACCTCGAGAAATATCATGTATTCAAATAAGAGAATATCCAAGACAAAATACTGAAATACCTATTAAATGTAGACAAGGGATATTATCTACAGACACAGATACAGGAGCTTTACAAGAAAGTTTTAGCGGTGTATCATTTGGTATTGTTAATGATATAGGATCTCGAGGATGTAGTATTATTTCACACCTACCGATTCCTGAAAATACTATATTAATAATAGAAATTCCCTTATTTAACCAAATTTATCATATTAAAGGAATTATTCGAACTGTTATAAATCATAGTGAAGTATTCACATTACATATGGAATTCCACGAAGATACGCCTAAAAGTATTATTTTAAAAATATATCATTATATTTTTGCAGAAAACACATCTAACTAAAATTATTATTAAGGATTTTTTATGAAACATCTAAAAAACACATCTAGTCTTATTATTTTTGGGATTTTTCTTATTTTTGCTATTCAAAACAACATTTCTGTGGATTTTAAATTTTTAATGTTTAAAATACCCCAAATTCCTTTGTTTGTCATTAGTATTGTTATCTTTATTATTGGCTTTATTCTTGGTAGAATAACAGAGTGGTTTTCTTACTTGTTTAATAGTCGTTCAGAGAAAAACGAGAAAAATAAATAATCTACTTTTTTATAGTATAGGAGTTTGATTTGGCTAAATCAAAATCAGCTTTTTGTTGTGGTTCTTGTGGTTATGAAACCGCCAAATGGTTAGGAAAATGTCCTTCTTGTTCCGAATGGAACACTTTCAAAGAAATATTTTTAGGAAAAAATTCCTCTAAAAAAGCTAGCGGTAGTTTTAGTGCTAATATCCAAAAAGCTGTTCCTGAGAAAATAACTACTATTACTTCTAGTCAAGCATCTCGTACTTTATCTGGTATTTCTGAATGGGATAGAGTTTTGGGTGGTACTGTTCCCGGTCAAGCTATTCTTATTTCTGGAGAACCAGGAATAGGAAAATCTACCTTATTATTACAAATCGCTAACAAATTAGCAGAGCAAGGAACTGTACTTTATATTAATGGTGAAGAATCTTCAAATCAAGTCAAACTTCGTGCAGATCGATTGGATATTAATTCTGATAATCTTTTTTTATACTCAGAAACTGAGATTGAACATATAACAAAAACAATAGAAGAAACTAATCCTTCCTTTATTATTATTGATTCTTTACAAACACTATCAAATGAAAATATTGAATCTTCTCCCGGCTCTCTTCCTCAATTAAGAGAATGTACTCATCAAATTGTGAATTTATGTAAAAACAAACAGATCACTTCCCTTCTTGTATCACATGTTACTAAAGATGGTTCTATTGCTGGTCCTAAAGCTATTGAACACCTCGTTGACACCGTATTATTTTTGGAAAGTGACACAAGAGGTATTTATAGAGTCTTAAGAACTTTTAAAAATCGTTTTGGTGCTACTGATGAAGCTGGGTTTTTTGAAATGCGTAGCAAAGGACTAATGCCTGCAGATGATTTATCTGAAGCTTTTTTATCTATTCATGAAGATCCTGTTTTTGGTTCTGCTATTTATGCAAATGCTGAAGGACAAAGAGTCTTTCCTATAGAAATACAAGTGCTTTGCCATCATACCAATCAAAATTATGCTAAAAGAACCGCTGAAGGATTAGATAATAATAGACTTACCTTATTATCTGCTGTAGTAGAAAAACAATTGCGTATCCCTCTCTCTAAATATGATATTTATGCGAATATCACAGGGGGATTAGAAATCAAAGATAGAGCTATTGATCTTGCATTGGTTGCAGCCATGTGTTCTTCATTCAAAGAAAAACATATTGACGACAGAAGTGTTTTTATTGGTGAAATAGGACTTACAGGAGAAATACGACCTGTGAGAAATATAGAAAAAAGAGTAAAAGAGCTGTATCGATTGGGGATGAAAAATATCTACATACCTTATAGCAAAAAAGATATGACTGAACTAAAAGATTTTCCTACAAAACAAATTCGCCATATTAATGAGATCTTTACAATTTTATTTTAATAATCTCATATAATAACTACACAATCTATTGATTAAATAAAAATATTATTGTATAATATAAAATACATGAAACTATAATAAAAAGGAAGTTTTTTGAATGCGAAAACCCAATAACTTTAGAAGACCCGAAAATAAAGATCAAACCAAAATCAATGAGCATATTCACGCACCACAACTAAGAGTTTTAGATCCAGAAGGTGAGGCTCTCGGTGTTATGTCTTTAGCAGATGCATTAGCCAAAGCAGAAGAATTATCTTTAGATCTTGTAGAAATTTCTCCAACAGCTGTGCCACCTGTTGCTCGTATTGTGAATTATGGAAAATTTCTATATCAAAAAGACAAAAAAATAAAAGAAGCTAAGAAAAATCAGAAAATTGTTGAAATGAAAGAAGTTAAATTTGGACCTCATATTGATGTACATGATTTTGACTATCGTATCAAAAGAATTCAAAATTTTCTTGCTAAAGACGATAAAGTTAAAGTTAGTATTCGTTTCCGTGGTAGAGAAATGGCTCACACAGAAATTGGTTTCGAACTGGTCAAAAGAATCGTAGAACAAGTTGGCGAAAATGTCGTTGAAAAACCAGCTAAAATGGAAGGAAGACAAATTCTAATGTTTTTAGCTCCACCAAAATCATCAAAAAAATAACTAAAAACTTTTAGAAAAATTGGAGATATTCATGCCAAAAATGAAAACCAATCGTTCTGTCGCAAAGCGTTACTCTATTTCTTCTTCTGGAAAAGTACGTCGTAGCAAATGTGGCAGACGTCACCTTCTTGAAGGTAAATCCCCTAAGGTAAAACGCACCAGCAAAGGTCTTGTTGAAGTGCGTAAAAAATTAGCGGACAAAATCAAATTAATGATGCCTTACGTATAAATTGATTTGTAGATCGAAAGATCTTCTTGGTATTTGAATGGGACGGGTGTCCATTCGAAGCCTATTGTTGTTAGTGTAAGGCACTACAACAAAATAATTTTAAGGAGTAACCATGAGAGTTACCACTTCAAAAACAACCCGTGCACGCCATAAAAAAGTTTTAAAGCGTGCCAAGGGTTTTAAAGGTGCAAGAAGCGTTCGTTTTAATGTTGCTAATGAAACATTACTACACGCAATGCGTTATGAATCTATCCACCGTCGTACAAGACGTCGGGATATCAAAAGATTATGGATAACTCGTATCAGTGCTTTTGTAAGAGCTGAGGGGATCACCTATTCTAGATTCATGGAAGGTCTAAAAAAGGCCAACGCAGCTATTGATCGTAAAATACTCGCTTGGTTATCTATTAATGATACTCCTGCAATGAGTGCTTATGTTGTATTATCCAAAAAAACTCTTGGTGTATAATTTTCAATCAAATACTAGAGAATATAAAAAAAACCTTATCTATAAAGATGAGGTTTTTTTGTTTTATATTACTCGTGATTTGAATCCTAACCACCTCTTTTAGAAGGTGTTGTTCTTGAAGCTGGTCTTGGTGCAGCCATAGGTTTGTATGATTTTTGTCCGAAACCTTGCTTATTACCCCCACCTGGATTACTACTAAAACCTGCTTCTCCAAATTTTGGAGTAGTATTGGGTTTTTGATCTGACATTGAAGTCTCCTTTGTGATTTTTATAGAATTATCTCATTTATTTTCTTTGATCTCTTTAATATACGAATTTTAAATTATCAAAACTCAGTGTTATAATAAGCTCATCTATTTTTATATAAAGAATAGAAAAATTACTGATTTGGAAGAATTTCTTCATTAAAATCCACAGAATATTTTTTTCTTTTATTACGATAAGGATAGAGGGGAAATTTGTCTATTCTATAAAACATACCTGATGCTTTGATTTCCATATCAAACAAAATTTTATTATTGGGCGCTAGCTCTAAAATGCGACGTGGATAACTATGACCATAAAATATTAACCAGTTCTCCAAATTTGGTCCGGAAAGATCTATATCACCAACATATTGAGAATACGATTCGTTCTTATCCAAAAACTCTCTAACCACTTTTGCTTGTTTAGTTTGATGATTAAAAGAATATTCTAAAACACGAGATCCAATAGGATTGGCTCGACCTTTAGATCTATTATCAAACAAAATAATATTACCATTTTTTTTCAAAAATAAAGCATGTTGACCTTGTGGACCATATTGTTTAGTAGTCATCATTCGAAATTTTTGTAAGGATGGAATATCTACTAAATATAAAGAAGATTTTGGTTTTTTACCATAGCCAACACCTTCCTCTGTTTTTAGATTATTATTAACTAGAAACCATTCTAATTTCCATTCTTTAAATTTTATTGCTAACAAACCTAAATGTCTCAAAGACAGATACAGTCTATCATTATTTTTATCATAGACCAAAGAATTAGCGTGTGCCCAATCAATACGCTTTGCTTTTCCTTTGTTAGTATATATATTTTCATCATCATAAATCATATTTTTTAATAACGGTTGATCTTCTACAGAAGTAGCTTGTTTTATTAACTTTCCTATAGATAATTCTCTAATAATATTTTTATTTTCATTCAACTCAAATACCATATCTTCCCAACCCCATTGGGAATTACCAAGAATAATCTCTCGTCCATTTAAGCTATTCACTGATTCATGATGCACATCATATTCTTTACTAAATATGATATTACCTAATAAATCTCTTTTTATATACATTTTATTGTTACTAATATATAAGATATAGACATTTTTACTATCAACTTCCATTCTCATTACTACAGGCTTTTCTTTATTATTATTATACAGATACCGAATATCTCCTTTTTTATCAAATCCTATAATTTCATTTCCATTAGGAAAACTAGAAAAATATAAATTATAATCAAATATTGAGTCTGGGGGTAATATATTTTTATTCACGGTAGACTTAATAGTCATTTGTGTGTTTAGTTTTTTGGAATTTCGAATATCTATCTTGGCTGTGATAATCTCATATGTTTGGGAAGAATTATTTTGTATTATTATTATTTTATTAGTATAATTCTCATACAGTCCATGAACAGGCATGTTTATACCATAATCAACTGGATAAGTAGTCGCTATAGAGTCTCCTGGAACTTTACCTTGGACAATAATTGTTATTGGTGTTGTATTCGTTGTTGCTAAAACAACAATTGCAGATAAAGGAGTATACCCTAAAGGATTCAATATTATTAACAACTTATTTTTTTCATTTGCTAAAGTGTTAAAATTAATAGTAAAAATAAAATAAAATAAAATTATAAAAAATTTCATCCCCCCCCCTTTTTTTTACAATGTAACATTATAGAATATTATTATTTTTTCTACAAATTATTGAATCTATTATATTGTAAAAATATTAAAAATATGTTAGAATTCAAAAAGGAGTTTATCATGTCAAAGTATATATTTGTAACAGGTGGTGTCGTATCTTCATTAGGTAAAGGTATTACTGCATCAGCTATAGGTGCATTGATTCAGGCTGGCAAATATTCTGTAAATATGATGAAAATAGATCCTTATCTTAATGTCGATGCTGGTACTATGCGTCCCTATGAACATGGTGAAGTTTTTATTTGTGATGATGGTACAGAAACAGATCTTGATCTTGGAAATTATGAAAGATTTCTACAAATCAAAACTACCAAAAATTCAGCTATTACTACAGGGCGTGTTTATCAAAAAGTTATTGAATCTGAACGTAGAGGTGAATATCTTGGACAAACAGTACAAGTAATCCCTCATATTACAGATGAAATTAAAAGACGTATTCGATCTTTTGACAAACATAATTCTGATATTTGTATTATAGAACTTGGTGGTACTGTAGGAGATATAGAGAGTGTGCCTTTTATAGAAGCTATTAGACAATTCTCTCTTGAAGAAGGTCATGAAAATGTTATGTTTATTCATTTGACTTTAATTCCTATGGTCACTGGCGGAGAACACAAAACAAAACCCTCACAACATTCTGTCAAAACACTTATGTCAGAAGGTATTCATCCAGACATGCTTGTATGTCGTTCTCAAGAAATTATTTCTGATGAAATAAAAGATAAATTAGCATTATTTTGTAATGTAAAAAAAGAATCTGTCATTTCTCTTCCTGATGCAAAATATAGTATTTATGAAATTCCATTGACTCTTCAACAAGAAAAAGTATTAGAAAGAATTGAAGATCGTTTAAATCTTCCTCTCAAAAAAGCAAACTTATCATCTTGGCAGAATATTCTAAAAAACATCAAAGAATCTACAAATACAATTGATATTGCTTTTGTTGGAAAATATTTGCAATTAAGTGATGCTTACAAATCTGTTCTTGAAGCTTTTGATCACGCTGGATATAATCACAAATATAAAATAAATTTTTGTAATATAGATCCCGAAGCATTAGAACAAAACGATAGTGTTACTTTAGATATG
Coding sequences:
- a CDS encoding DUF1049 domain-containing protein, whose amino-acid sequence is MKHLKNTSSLIIFGIFLIFAIQNNISVDFKFLMFKIPQIPLFVISIVIFIIGFILGRITEWFSYLFNSRSEKNEKNK
- a CDS encoding aryl-sulfate sulfotransferase; its protein translation is MKFFIILFYFIFTINFNTLANEKNKLLIILNPLGYTPLSAIVVLATTNTTPITIIVQGKVPGDSIATTYPVDYGINMPVHGLYENYTNKIIIIQNNSSQTYEIITAKIDIRNSKKLNTQMTIKSTVNKNILPPDSIFDYNLYFSSFPNGNEIIGFDKKGDIRYLYNNNKEKPVVMRMEVDSKNVYILYISNNKMYIKRDLLGNIIFSKEYDVHHESVNSLNGREIILGNSQWGWEDMVFELNENKNIIRELSIGKLIKQATSVEDQPLLKNMIYDDENIYTNKGKAKRIDWAHANSLVYDKNNDRLYLSLRHLGLLAIKFKEWKLEWFLVNNNLKTEEGVGYGKKPKSSLYLVDIPSLQKFRMMTTKQYGPQGQHALFLKKNGNIILFDNRSKGRANPIGSRVLEYSFNHQTKQAKVVREFLDKNESYSQYVGDIDLSGPNLENWLIFYGHSYPRRILELAPNNKILFDMEIKASGMFYRIDKFPLYPYRNKRKKYSVDFNEEILPNQ
- a CDS encoding tetratricopeptide repeat protein, producing the protein MFGKFQNKFVLNLILVFLLTTPIFAKTNSFSINGYDFDQQNINFNKGLRLQGIGDYFFKKKSYAQSVPYYQEALELIPTEADITFKLAEVYQNQKLWRLSILYYRDTIELLKKKVNFNKSQLNSYIANIRIAYIYHLQGDKDQSITLLNSIREESSLLLSLYPEAWEELKKLNDIYPTTAVRKTNL
- the murC gene encoding UDP-N-acetylmuramate--L-alanine ligase encodes the protein MLQIEKKSHIHFIGIGGVGMSALAIILKQQGYFISGSDSSESQNTKKLSDLGIYITINHSKKNISKNINYVVYTNAISDSNVEFLYAKELNIPLIVRAEMLNFIGSHFFSIGVSGTHGKTTTTSMTAKIFLSAGLDPTLAVGGFLPEIQGAGYKGSGDTMIYEACEAFGSLNYLYPDVALITNIDEDHLDFFKNRQEVEDLFLEYLNNHLAPKSLLVWNADDECLANVVSKSNTTRKISVSIRANQGDFWIKNITLHEQSSEFDVYFGEDFIGHFILGAPGIHNVSNSLLAIAIAKIQGIDNISIIKALKDFQNANRRFEIKNTSKKLTIIDDYAHHPRAILLTLEAARKIATTNNAKLIAIFQPHLYSRTQYFYKEFSTSLLLADSVILTDIYAARETNDHNISSQLIYDEIYKQKQMDNLIFESEFNNIVNIVKKITLNQASVVITLGAGDVWKISEQICS
- the radA gene encoding DNA repair protein RadA, with product MAKSKSAFCCGSCGYETAKWLGKCPSCSEWNTFKEIFLGKNSSKKASGSFSANIQKAVPEKITTITSSQASRTLSGISEWDRVLGGTVPGQAILISGEPGIGKSTLLLQIANKLAEQGTVLYINGEESSNQVKLRADRLDINSDNLFLYSETEIEHITKTIEETNPSFIIIDSLQTLSNENIESSPGSLPQLRECTHQIVNLCKNKQITSLLVSHVTKDGSIAGPKAIEHLVDTVLFLESDTRGIYRVLRTFKNRFGATDEAGFFEMRSKGLMPADDLSEAFLSIHEDPVFGSAIYANAEGQRVFPIEIQVLCHHTNQNYAKRTAEGLDNNRLTLLSAVVEKQLRIPLSKYDIYANITGGLEIKDRAIDLALVAAMCSSFKEKHIDDRSVFIGEIGLTGEIRPVRNIEKRVKELYRLGMKNIYIPYSKKDMTELKDFPTKQIRHINEIFTILF
- the rpmI gene encoding 50S ribosomal protein L35; the encoded protein is MPKMKTNRSVAKRYSISSSGKVRRSKCGRRHLLEGKSPKVKRTSKGLVEVRKKLADKIKLMMPYV
- the rplT gene encoding 50S ribosomal protein L20, translated to MRVTTSKTTRARHKKVLKRAKGFKGARSVRFNVANETLLHAMRYESIHRRTRRRDIKRLWITRISAFVRAEGITYSRFMEGLKKANAAIDRKILAWLSINDTPAMSAYVVLSKKTLGV
- the infC gene encoding translation initiation factor IF-3, coding for MRKPNNFRRPENKDQTKINEHIHAPQLRVLDPEGEALGVMSLADALAKAEELSLDLVEISPTAVPPVARIVNYGKFLYQKDKKIKEAKKNQKIVEMKEVKFGPHIDVHDFDYRIKRIQNFLAKDDKVKVSIRFRGREMAHTEIGFELVKRIVEQVGENVVEKPAKMEGRQILMFLAPPKSSKK
- a CDS encoding CTP synthase, with the translated sequence MSKYIFVTGGVVSSLGKGITASAIGALIQAGKYSVNMMKIDPYLNVDAGTMRPYEHGEVFICDDGTETDLDLGNYERFLQIKTTKNSAITTGRVYQKVIESERRGEYLGQTVQVIPHITDEIKRRIRSFDKHNSDICIIELGGTVGDIESVPFIEAIRQFSLEEGHENVMFIHLTLIPMVTGGEHKTKPSQHSVKTLMSEGIHPDMLVCRSQEIISDEIKDKLALFCNVKKESVISLPDAKYSIYEIPLTLQQEKVLERIEDRLNLPLKKANLSSWQNILKNIKESTNTIDIAFVGKYLQLSDAYKSVLEAFDHAGYNHKYKINFCNIDPEALEQNDSVTLDMLTKANGIFIPGGFGTRGINGKIAALSYGRINKIPTFGICLGLQCMVIEYARNILKLDADSVEFTPNTPNPVIEMLSNLKNIKELGGTMRLGAYTTNFESNSHIAKIYGETTIIERHRHRFEVNPIYTEQLEKAGLVISGRGPSNLVESVELADHPWYIGVQYHPEFLSSPLKAHPLFDSFVKTIIDIKGK